The Mesorhizobium sp. M1D.F.Ca.ET.043.01.1.1 genome contains a region encoding:
- a CDS encoding GatB/YqeY domain-containing protein codes for MREKIAESMKSAMKAQDKHRLPTLRLIQAAIQDRDIANRGAGKPAASEEEILQILAKMVKQREESAKAFEDGKRPELAAQERGEMEIIREFLPTQLGDAEIMAAAREAIAATGAASQKDMGKVIGALKQKYAGQMDFAKASAIVKGLLQ; via the coding sequence ATGCGCGAGAAAATCGCCGAATCCATGAAGAGCGCGATGAAGGCGCAGGACAAGCACCGCCTGCCGACGCTCAGGCTGATCCAGGCCGCCATCCAGGACCGCGACATCGCCAATCGCGGCGCCGGCAAGCCGGCGGCGAGCGAGGAGGAGATCCTGCAGATCCTCGCCAAGATGGTGAAGCAGCGAGAGGAATCGGCCAAGGCTTTCGAGGATGGCAAGCGGCCGGAACTGGCCGCGCAGGAACGCGGCGAGATGGAGATCATCCGCGAGTTCCTGCCGACGCAGCTCGGCGACGCGGAAATCATGGCGGCGGCGCGCGAGGCGATCGCCGCGACAGGCGCGGCCAGCCAGAAGGACATGGGCAAGGTCATCGGCGCGCTCAAGCAGAAATATGCCGGCCAGATGGACTTCGCCAAGGCAAGCGCCATCGTCAAGGGCCTGCTGCAGTAG